One window from the genome of Cryobacterium sp. GrIS_2_6 encodes:
- a CDS encoding ATP-binding protein, with product MLFDDLGDSARTLLRGRGRAIGGSLTVLARAHANSTSQELAEAVAGAGRSEKSGLGLLLARVALEDAVSARSRELFNRFLFRFGAHLKTSVSEPGLSAGQRLVLAIAADEVFEALASASTAQRREVSAIRHRLTGPNITDTEWNSTLGVAKADFDTIVDQFSRELGDRRRLGRQASSPLPVPVSTVVSETTIKPHPLPTWLSISFPSSPDPLVTATANWHPEPEGRYEATSVSRAWSAFREGEYAIARAALEDTLAKLGTDWGPTSSADALRTWNWIRLVTELAAIDRGDVTDVRRSWTSACGFVKKCLPDDAELIDCFVENAIGDFVGSDLASIRAWSAYTMRLVSELGHETALALYSNKVKADVREAWAESFRLTSADSRSTASAAAVLVSRYRQSTQKLYLGARDGSNPARVLRDASHHFVDLLDEAEGVLFSDALELSQDMERLIGIDGTNHRDLRDLEDAFIGFKTTIAVSGSGILQDFVSPLLQVSIAEVRRAIERLGDMSRPDVKVQLSSSKLPFSAANGSTYQIRFVLTNSGNATAEGISLRVIEHELGIDTTSRLDSLGPGSEGELSVTVTATGSSQKAVALSCELHWTDALLQQFDAVQQLSAEDQMPVAWAANDVNPFSLGTISEPERLVGRAADLASLDALIAGRASAYITGHKRVGKTSLTRVLLRSAREKRGWAGSVLPLGRALGQDQTAGDLVYALLDEILDAARDTYGEAMDSVSEVRVDESGNFARAANRWLRGTSRALPEDARVIIAIDDFDELPAHLVKGPQADSLFLFLRSLVDEEWLNLIVVGSEILPSIIQAQAHKLNQVVPVSVTNFSSRSSTAELLQSPTSGRLEWVPDAIDRVHSICSGNPYYETLVAQRLWQTMRECSRSVVTASDVDEAANSVARDAPDSHFVHLWADSSNGLDHTARSAIVASAVLRSIARCGGDALTPAALDEVIHLAQGWIQTATVDELNQTIATLRSGEVVRSGPSGDRLLISIPLVGVWLLGAGGRVLDGVYSTSKHATATVRMITDSDLVELARQLRYRGEQVTEIRIKAWLEQFGGNDRQYLAYKMLRRMIMDGFFTSTRLQAVELPRLATAVGQLAAARVIVREANNQNLRNAFLINHGVAGDSTQGTLSLLAKTLKIKKANILRIPDLGDRIKNINTEIVLFLLDDYCGTGTHLARELNLLVEFITGMGEEWIEKVHIVVGASVVADKADLPTADTSIAIETVGGTYLGDRFRPFNPDSGVFDTAKEREDAEEMTASIGRALMPRNPLGFGGRALLTLFEFNCPNNVAPIFWQVGNVSGTRWTPLFERAM from the coding sequence ATGCTCTTCGATGATTTAGGGGATTCAGCGCGGACGCTCCTCCGCGGACGAGGTCGTGCGATCGGCGGAAGCCTGACCGTGCTTGCGCGCGCGCATGCCAATTCGACTTCACAAGAATTAGCCGAGGCAGTGGCTGGGGCTGGCCGCAGTGAAAAATCCGGCTTAGGGCTTCTTCTAGCTCGTGTTGCATTGGAAGACGCAGTGTCGGCGCGATCGAGAGAACTGTTCAACCGGTTCTTATTCCGCTTTGGGGCTCATCTAAAGACTAGTGTCAGCGAACCGGGCCTATCGGCGGGGCAACGATTAGTTCTTGCTATCGCTGCAGATGAAGTGTTCGAGGCACTTGCGTCTGCAAGTACCGCGCAGCGTCGCGAGGTATCTGCGATACGACATAGGCTGACCGGGCCGAATATCACGGACACCGAGTGGAATTCCACCCTTGGTGTCGCCAAGGCGGACTTCGACACCATCGTTGACCAGTTCAGCCGAGAACTCGGCGATCGACGCCGTTTGGGCCGCCAAGCCAGTTCGCCTCTGCCTGTTCCCGTATCAACGGTGGTCTCAGAGACTACGATCAAGCCCCATCCCCTCCCGACGTGGTTATCAATATCGTTTCCGAGTTCGCCAGATCCCTTGGTGACCGCCACTGCCAATTGGCATCCGGAGCCCGAAGGTCGCTACGAGGCTACGTCAGTGAGCCGCGCGTGGTCGGCGTTCCGCGAGGGTGAGTACGCCATTGCTCGTGCAGCCCTCGAAGACACACTCGCAAAGCTTGGAACTGATTGGGGGCCAACAAGCAGCGCTGACGCCCTGAGGACGTGGAATTGGATTCGACTTGTCACGGAACTAGCGGCTATCGACAGAGGCGATGTAACCGATGTGCGTCGGTCTTGGACTTCGGCCTGCGGTTTTGTGAAGAAGTGTCTGCCGGATGACGCTGAGTTGATTGACTGCTTTGTGGAAAACGCGATCGGAGACTTCGTCGGCAGCGACCTAGCAAGTATCCGAGCATGGAGCGCATATACGATGCGGCTCGTCTCAGAGCTGGGTCACGAAACCGCGTTGGCACTGTATTCGAACAAAGTGAAGGCTGATGTAAGGGAGGCCTGGGCCGAGTCATTTCGTTTGACTTCGGCCGACTCGAGGAGCACTGCCTCAGCGGCAGCCGTCCTTGTCTCTCGATACCGGCAATCTACCCAGAAGTTGTACTTGGGCGCACGAGATGGCTCAAATCCCGCTCGCGTCCTGCGTGACGCTTCGCACCACTTCGTAGACCTGTTGGACGAAGCTGAGGGAGTCCTATTTTCGGACGCCCTCGAGCTCAGTCAAGACATGGAACGTCTGATCGGCATAGATGGAACTAACCATCGAGATCTTCGAGATCTCGAGGATGCTTTCATTGGGTTCAAGACCACAATCGCCGTCTCAGGCAGCGGCATATTGCAAGACTTCGTGTCGCCCCTCTTACAAGTTTCCATCGCCGAAGTACGCCGAGCTATCGAACGCCTGGGCGACATGAGCAGGCCCGACGTCAAGGTACAGCTTTCCTCGTCGAAGCTTCCGTTCAGTGCCGCTAATGGCTCGACGTATCAGATTCGCTTCGTCCTTACTAACTCAGGCAATGCAACTGCCGAAGGCATTTCTCTCCGCGTCATTGAGCATGAACTGGGCATAGACACCACATCACGCCTAGATTCGCTTGGCCCAGGCTCTGAGGGGGAACTCAGCGTGACCGTCACAGCAACGGGCAGTTCTCAGAAGGCCGTTGCTTTGTCGTGCGAACTCCACTGGACTGACGCTCTTCTCCAACAATTCGATGCCGTCCAGCAACTCTCCGCCGAAGACCAAATGCCGGTGGCGTGGGCGGCAAATGATGTCAATCCCTTCAGCCTCGGAACAATTTCTGAACCGGAGCGCTTGGTGGGGCGCGCGGCTGACTTGGCCTCGCTGGACGCGCTGATTGCAGGACGGGCTTCGGCCTATATAACGGGGCACAAACGCGTTGGGAAGACATCCCTCACGCGTGTGTTGCTGCGGTCCGCTCGGGAGAAGAGAGGGTGGGCTGGAAGCGTCCTACCGCTAGGACGCGCTCTTGGTCAGGATCAGACGGCTGGGGACCTCGTCTACGCCTTGCTCGACGAGATCCTTGATGCCGCGCGCGATACCTACGGAGAGGCCATGGACAGTGTCAGCGAGGTAAGGGTTGACGAATCTGGTAACTTCGCGCGGGCGGCTAACCGGTGGCTTAGAGGTACCTCACGCGCTCTCCCGGAAGACGCTCGAGTAATCATTGCCATTGATGATTTCGACGAATTGCCCGCCCATCTCGTCAAGGGACCGCAAGCTGACTCGCTGTTCCTGTTCCTGCGATCGCTCGTGGATGAAGAATGGCTCAACTTGATCGTTGTCGGTAGCGAGATTTTGCCGTCGATCATTCAGGCGCAAGCACACAAGCTCAATCAGGTAGTGCCCGTATCGGTCACTAACTTCTCTTCTCGTTCGTCCACAGCTGAACTGCTTCAATCCCCCACCAGCGGTCGGCTGGAATGGGTTCCAGATGCAATCGACAGAGTCCATTCAATCTGTTCAGGTAACCCGTACTACGAGACGCTCGTCGCCCAACGACTTTGGCAGACTATGCGCGAGTGCTCGCGGTCTGTTGTGACAGCAAGCGACGTAGATGAAGCCGCTAATTCGGTCGCCCGAGACGCTCCAGATTCGCATTTTGTACACCTTTGGGCGGACAGCTCGAACGGTCTCGACCACACTGCTCGATCGGCCATCGTCGCGAGCGCCGTGCTGCGCTCAATAGCTCGTTGTGGGGGTGACGCACTGACGCCGGCTGCGCTGGACGAGGTGATTCATTTGGCTCAAGGTTGGATCCAGACCGCGACTGTTGATGAGTTGAACCAAACCATCGCAACTCTGCGATCAGGTGAAGTCGTCCGTTCAGGCCCTTCGGGTGATCGGCTACTGATCAGCATTCCGTTAGTCGGTGTGTGGCTGTTGGGCGCAGGCGGGCGCGTCCTCGATGGCGTCTATTCGACTTCGAAGCACGCGACCGCAACGGTGCGCATGATCACAGACTCAGACCTTGTTGAGCTCGCTCGTCAACTCAGATACCGGGGTGAGCAAGTCACCGAGATCAGAATCAAAGCTTGGCTGGAGCAGTTCGGTGGTAACGATAGACAGTATCTGGCGTACAAGATGCTGCGCCGCATGATCATGGATGGCTTCTTCACATCCACACGCCTACAAGCTGTCGAACTACCGCGGCTGGCGACCGCTGTCGGACAACTCGCAGCAGCTCGAGTGATCGTGAGAGAAGCCAATAACCAGAACCTTCGCAATGCTTTCCTCATAAACCATGGTGTCGCGGGAGACAGCACGCAAGGAACGCTCTCTCTCCTGGCCAAGACTTTGAAGATCAAAAAAGCAAACATCCTGAGAATCCCGGATCTTGGCGATCGGATTAAGAATATCAATACCGAAATCGTGCTATTTCTGCTCGACGACTATTGCGGCACAGGTACACATCTGGCTCGAGAACTCAACTTGCTCGTGGAATTCATTACGGGCATGGGTGAGGAGTGGATCGAGAAGGTCCACATCGTCGTGGGCGCGAGTGTCGTCGCAGACAAAGCGGACTTGCCGACAGCGGACACATCGATTGCTATCGAAACTGTGGGGGGAACGTATTTGGGAGATCGGTTCCGACCGTTCAATCCTGATTCTGGAGTCTTTGACACCGCCAAGGAGCGTGAAGACGCTGAGGAGATGACAGCGTCCATCGGGCGCGCCCTGATGCCGCGCAATCCTCTTGGCTTCGGCGGGCGAGCGCTACTGACGTTGTTCGAATTCAATTGCCCGAACAATGTTGCGCCAATCTTTTGGCAGGTCGGAAACGTCTCCGGCACCCGTTGGACTCCCCTATTCGAGCGCGCGATGTAG
- a CDS encoding ROK family protein codes for MSVDPNTRRPARSSAGASTVTSLRQRNKGAVLKQIILAGETTRAALASDCGLSMASATNMVTELTGEGLVEETGLVSSHGGRPISLLAPRADSAYTLGVDVGERGVAVELFDFRMNRVDREFSGGAEPETAASIVDDLNQAVFALHLRNPHRWDRLLGIGLGLPGLVETEADGVQVLYAQSLGWPAIPISELIRGDLPVFADNGAKAQTKAELWFGAARGVNHALVALLGRGVGLGIITDGALTHGAAGSAGEWGHTKVQVNGRLCRCGSRGCVEAYLGADAILAEWEAAGGQFEGTGWRALGDLLDTAEKGDKAAGVIVTSIVDTLGAALGSMVNLTNPERVVVGGWVGNRLMESLRPRIEESIRTSALARPGSQFTLHTSSFGGDTVALGSALMPIEALIQSPNG; via the coding sequence ATGAGCGTCGACCCAAACACCCGCCGACCTGCCCGCTCCTCGGCGGGTGCATCAACAGTGACGTCGCTCCGGCAGCGCAACAAGGGAGCCGTACTCAAGCAGATCATCCTCGCTGGCGAAACCACTCGAGCGGCACTAGCCAGCGACTGCGGCCTCTCGATGGCATCCGCAACCAACATGGTCACTGAACTGACCGGAGAGGGACTCGTCGAGGAAACCGGGTTGGTGTCCTCCCACGGCGGGCGGCCGATCTCCCTCTTGGCCCCTCGCGCGGACAGTGCCTACACGCTCGGCGTCGACGTCGGCGAACGTGGAGTCGCCGTCGAACTCTTTGACTTCCGGATGAACCGCGTCGACCGTGAATTCAGCGGCGGAGCAGAGCCCGAAACCGCCGCCAGCATCGTCGATGACCTGAATCAGGCCGTATTCGCCCTCCATCTCCGAAATCCCCACCGATGGGACCGCCTGCTCGGGATCGGACTCGGACTGCCCGGCCTGGTAGAGACCGAAGCAGACGGCGTTCAAGTGCTCTACGCCCAAAGCCTCGGCTGGCCTGCAATACCCATTTCGGAGCTCATCCGCGGTGACCTCCCAGTGTTCGCCGACAACGGCGCCAAAGCACAAACCAAAGCAGAACTCTGGTTCGGCGCGGCCCGCGGCGTCAATCACGCCTTAGTTGCTCTCCTCGGTCGCGGTGTCGGACTGGGAATCATCACCGACGGGGCACTAACCCATGGGGCAGCAGGAAGCGCAGGCGAGTGGGGGCACACCAAGGTACAAGTCAACGGCCGACTGTGCCGTTGCGGCAGCAGGGGATGCGTGGAAGCGTACCTTGGCGCAGACGCAATCCTTGCCGAATGGGAAGCCGCCGGAGGCCAGTTCGAAGGCACCGGCTGGCGTGCTCTAGGCGACCTTCTTGACACTGCAGAAAAAGGGGATAAAGCAGCCGGCGTGATCGTCACGAGCATCGTCGACACCCTTGGCGCAGCCCTCGGGAGCATGGTCAACCTGACCAACCCGGAACGCGTGGTTGTCGGAGGTTGGGTCGGGAACCGACTAATGGAAAGCCTGCGGCCACGAATCGAGGAGTCGATCCGAACAAGCGCCCTGGCACGTCCCGGGAGCCAGTTCACACTTCACACCTCCAGCTTCGGCGGAGACACGGTGGCGCTCGGGTCGGCGTTGATGCCAATCGAAGCTCTCATCCAGTCCCCCAACGGATAG